A part of Oceanidesulfovibrio indonesiensis genomic DNA contains:
- a CDS encoding PRC-barrel domain-containing protein — translation MQERSNKSGGAADAKAFFREHLIALDRMTNQEININDENEMEVVDFLVDPMTGKIEYMILSSEGWLGMGEERHVLPYSSLKVEPQQRMLRVSDAGITISDNTKYSPKRSGGWSMEEVAEYSEKTRQRNTIKESRTQETDRRNRAMDRQKESTAQSDKRDYTDKDGQQALVEANRLYNRDVYGTDGNEIGEMDAILVDVETGKIKMVVLEQNALFGLMGEKYLIPWQSVHFDNQTQQINLRVSEDNLDAYSKATEIEDWDGSYLPRNTAVEMYRQYNYEYESR, via the coding sequence ATGCAGGAACGCAGCAATAAATCCGGCGGGGCTGCAGACGCCAAAGCGTTCTTCCGCGAGCATCTCATTGCTCTGGATCGCATGACCAATCAGGAGATCAACATCAACGACGAGAATGAAATGGAAGTGGTCGACTTCCTCGTTGATCCCATGACCGGAAAAATCGAGTACATGATCCTATCTTCTGAAGGATGGCTCGGAATGGGTGAAGAACGCCATGTGCTTCCCTACAGCAGCCTCAAGGTCGAACCGCAACAACGGATGCTCAGGGTGAGTGACGCCGGGATAACTATAAGTGACAACACCAAGTACTCTCCGAAAAGGAGCGGCGGCTGGAGCATGGAGGAAGTTGCTGAGTACAGCGAGAAGACCAGGCAAAGAAACACCATAAAAGAGTCTCGCACTCAGGAGACGGACCGTAGGAACAGGGCGATGGACCGGCAGAAGGAATCCACGGCCCAGTCCGATAAGCGTGACTACACGGATAAGGATGGGCAGCAGGCTCTTGTAGAGGCAAACCGTCTGTACAACCGTGACGTATACGGTACCGACGGCAACGAGATCGGTGAAATGGACGCCATCCTCGTCGACGTCGAGACCGGCAAGATCAAGATGGTCGTCCTGGAGCAAAATGCGCTCTTCGGCCTGATGGGCGAGAAGTACCTGATTCCGTGGCAGTCCGTGCATTTTGATAACCAGACGCAGCAGATCAATCTGCGAGTCAGTGAAGACAACCTGGATGCCTACAGCAAGGCCACGGAGATCGAGGACTGGGACGGCTCTTATCTGCCCAGGAATACTGCCGTGGAGATGTACAGGCAGTACAATTACGAGTATGAGAGCCGCTAA
- a CDS encoding TraR/DksA family transcriptional regulator, producing the protein MTLTTEQRSELRERMRQEIEVLETNIARLEDGLSPVAPDVAIGRLSRLDTMLNQGINQSSLSQSRTRLVRLQHALKRINDPDFGECIECGEAIPIARLLALPECQMCVECAE; encoded by the coding sequence ATGACGTTGACCACTGAGCAGCGAAGCGAGCTGCGCGAACGCATGCGACAGGAAATTGAGGTTCTGGAGACCAACATCGCGCGCCTGGAGGACGGCCTGAGCCCCGTAGCGCCGGACGTGGCTATCGGCCGACTCTCCCGCCTGGACACCATGCTCAACCAGGGCATAAATCAGTCCTCCCTGTCCCAGTCCCGGACAAGGCTCGTCCGGCTGCAGCACGCACTCAAACGCATCAATGATCCGGATTTCGGCGAGTGCATCGAGTGCGGCGAGGCCATCCCCATCGCCCGGCTCCTGGCCCTGCCGGAATGCCAGATGTGCGTGGAATGCGCCGAGTAG
- a CDS encoding SGNH/GDSL hydrolase family protein, with the protein MDKTWGLAVPPQVGMLDDELGWKLRPGVIAESKRTGVKVVYRINSKGLRDAEATYEKPPGVYRIVMLGDSRTFGFGVREEQHFPKLLQGYLPGVEVINMGVDGFGVDQNLLFLRHEGFKYEPDLVISYVPHFKDERHMHDRRWNMGKPMFEVAEDGALVLTNSPVANNDAWYVAIRRVDRFLSVSRAYAIFRDMGMMITLALKGGGAPHAHDTEALRDNGLGSVAGLFGPSAAYAESHGQSSGRQGYTEQEVLDRAVAIIEQKSKEAREHGAEYICMTQLYGLIEACEEKGINVLDVRSVLSNALFKLPDGLGHINEAGQGALAWEMTRQLVNSGIIPLEPPSEEDLKRSGGV; encoded by the coding sequence ATGGACAAAACCTGGGGCCTTGCAGTGCCTCCGCAGGTTGGCATGCTGGACGATGAACTTGGCTGGAAGTTGCGGCCAGGTGTGATCGCTGAATCCAAACGCACCGGCGTGAAGGTCGTCTACAGAATCAACTCGAAGGGACTCAGGGACGCTGAAGCCACATACGAAAAGCCCCCGGGGGTGTACCGCATTGTAATGCTGGGAGATTCGCGCACGTTCGGCTTCGGCGTGCGCGAGGAGCAGCATTTCCCTAAACTGCTTCAAGGCTATCTACCCGGTGTTGAAGTCATCAACATGGGGGTCGACGGCTTCGGCGTGGACCAGAATCTTCTGTTTCTACGCCATGAAGGATTCAAGTACGAGCCGGATCTGGTCATTTCATACGTGCCGCATTTCAAGGACGAGCGTCACATGCACGACAGACGCTGGAATATGGGCAAACCCATGTTCGAAGTTGCGGAGGACGGCGCCCTGGTCCTGACGAACTCGCCGGTGGCCAATAACGACGCCTGGTATGTCGCCATTCGGCGTGTCGACAGGTTTCTCAGCGTCAGTCGGGCCTACGCCATATTCCGTGACATGGGCATGATGATCACTCTGGCGCTGAAGGGCGGCGGCGCTCCTCATGCCCACGATACGGAAGCGCTCCGGGACAACGGGTTGGGCAGCGTTGCAGGTTTATTCGGGCCTTCCGCAGCCTATGCCGAGTCGCACGGACAAAGTAGCGGGCGTCAGGGATACACCGAGCAGGAGGTCCTGGACCGCGCCGTGGCCATAATCGAACAAAAAAGCAAGGAAGCTCGAGAACATGGAGCCGAATATATCTGCATGACCCAGTTGTATGGATTGATCGAAGCTTGTGAAGAAAAGGGCATCAACGTCCTGGATGTCCGCTCCGTGCTTTCAAATGCTCTGTTCAAACTGCCGGACGGCCTGGGGCACATCAACGAGGCGGGGCAGGGCGCCCTGGCCTGGGAGATGACTCGTCAACTTGTGAACTCGGGGATCATTCCCCTTGAGCCGCCCTCGGAAGAAGACCTGAAACGGTCCGGTGGGGTTTGA
- a CDS encoding flagellin → MSLVINHNLMAQNAARNLRSSFGDLGTSVRRLSSGLRVGTAADDAAGLAIRELMRSDIAALNQGVRNANDAISLIQTADGALGVIDEKLIRMKELAEQAATGTYNSDQRLIIDSEYQAMASEITRIANATDFNGTYLLNGNLSSSTHNGAGLQSTGKLKVHFGTANDSAEDYYYIQIQSSTASSLGVGNQSTEGAGFSISTQQGAQQALVALENAIISKDKIRANLGALQNRLQNTITNLEIQSENLQAAESRISDVDVSLEMTEFVRNQILTQSAVAMLSQANSLPRMAMQLLGG, encoded by the coding sequence ATGTCTCTGGTTATCAACCACAACCTCATGGCCCAGAACGCAGCCCGCAACCTGCGGTCCTCGTTCGGCGACCTCGGAACCTCGGTTCGTCGTCTCTCCTCCGGCCTTCGGGTCGGCACGGCGGCCGATGATGCAGCCGGTCTCGCAATTCGCGAGCTCATGCGCTCGGACATTGCCGCGCTGAACCAGGGCGTGCGCAACGCCAACGATGCGATCAGCCTGATCCAGACCGCGGACGGCGCCCTCGGCGTCATCGACGAAAAGCTGATTCGCATGAAGGAGCTGGCGGAACAGGCGGCCACCGGCACCTACAACTCTGACCAGCGTCTGATCATCGACTCCGAGTATCAGGCCATGGCCTCGGAAATCACCCGTATCGCCAACGCCACGGACTTCAACGGCACCTATCTGCTCAACGGCAACCTGTCCTCGAGCACCCACAACGGCGCCGGCCTGCAGTCCACCGGCAAGCTGAAGGTCCACTTCGGCACGGCTAACGATTCGGCCGAGGACTACTATTACATCCAGATACAGAGCTCCACCGCATCGTCTCTGGGCGTGGGCAACCAGTCCACCGAAGGCGCCGGCTTTTCCATCTCTACCCAGCAGGGCGCGCAGCAGGCCCTCGTGGCCCTGGAGAACGCCATCATCTCCAAGGACAAGATCCGCGCGAACCTGGGCGCGCTGCAGAACCGCCTGCAGAACACCATCACCAACCTGGAGATCCAGTCCGAGAACCTGCAGGCCGCCGAGTCCCGCATCTCCGACGTGGACGTCTCCCTGGAGATGACCGAGTTCGTGCGCAACCAGATCCTCACCCAGTCCGCGGTCGCAATGCTCTCCCAAGCCAACTCCCTGCCGCGGATGGCCATGCAGCTCCTGGGCGGCTAA
- a CDS encoding tetratricopeptide repeat protein: protein MTDEGRTRKLTRRELFTSLRPQGLKQQADRWRSGLADSLDKYVPDNDSEAGKSFAGKTASHTTRYSDAPEMLPGRTLEAISLGQPDEAVAALRPYVKHKPKDREARLLLGRILYKDGAIVQSRVEFERILRESHEDSLCRWPASCAALCLACALARCGKLEKASGMLLKAMDEDRPQATATLERLAEALGTLARQDPAEDASLDTAVDGLVATLENYIEAAYPTPMEMAADLAAGETPTNPGSTRATAT, encoded by the coding sequence GTGACCGACGAAGGACGCACCAGGAAGCTGACACGGCGCGAGTTGTTCACCTCGCTGAGGCCGCAGGGGTTAAAGCAACAGGCCGATCGCTGGCGTTCCGGCCTGGCCGATAGCCTTGACAAATACGTGCCGGACAATGATTCCGAAGCCGGAAAATCCTTTGCCGGCAAGACTGCATCCCACACCACCCGGTACAGTGACGCGCCGGAAATGCTCCCAGGCCGGACCCTGGAGGCCATCAGTCTTGGTCAGCCGGATGAAGCTGTTGCGGCGCTGCGCCCCTATGTGAAACATAAGCCCAAGGATCGCGAGGCGCGGCTCCTGCTTGGCCGCATCCTTTACAAAGACGGCGCCATCGTGCAAAGCCGCGTGGAGTTCGAACGCATCCTGCGCGAGTCGCACGAGGACAGCCTCTGCCGTTGGCCGGCGTCCTGCGCGGCGCTTTGCCTGGCATGCGCCCTGGCTCGATGCGGGAAGCTGGAGAAAGCTTCCGGCATGCTCCTTAAGGCAATGGATGAGGATCGCCCTCAGGCGACCGCAACATTGGAGCGCCTGGCCGAAGCGCTGGGTACCCTCGCCCGGCAGGATCCTGCGGAAGATGCTTCACTGGACACAGCGGTGGACGGCCTCGTGGCGACTTTGGAGAACTACATCGAGGCAGCATACCCCACACCGATGGAAATGGCGGCCGACCTGGCCGCGGGCGAGACACCCACGAACCCTGGCAGCACCAGGGCGACAGCTACATAA
- a CDS encoding tetratricopeptide repeat protein yields the protein MKNDPRRFNSIRIAAALVLGIALFAMKQPAVASEVNIVNAANNAIRAQQAGDRHEALQLYTMVIESQELNPGEHLLSYAYNNRGVLWRDFGEYEKAIADFSRAIENRPDPVSYMSRGNTWVDLGEDEKAIQDYTESIRLRPDYARAFNHRAFAWLNLGQPDKAKTDFERARMLDPSIENLTLD from the coding sequence ATGAAGAATGATCCCCGACGCTTCAACAGCATCCGCATCGCCGCAGCCCTTGTGCTCGGCATCGCCCTGTTCGCTATGAAGCAGCCCGCAGTTGCGTCCGAAGTAAACATCGTCAACGCGGCCAACAATGCCATCCGCGCCCAGCAAGCCGGCGACCGTCACGAAGCGTTGCAGCTTTATACTATGGTCATCGAGTCACAGGAACTCAATCCCGGCGAACATCTGCTTTCATACGCCTACAACAACCGCGGTGTGCTATGGCGTGATTTCGGCGAATACGAAAAGGCCATCGCCGATTTTTCCCGGGCCATAGAAAACAGACCCGATCCGGTGAGCTACATGTCCCGCGGCAACACCTGGGTGGACCTCGGCGAAGATGAGAAAGCCATCCAGGACTATACGGAATCCATCCGGTTGCGTCCGGACTACGCGCGCGCCTTCAACCACCGGGCCTTCGCCTGGCTGAACCTGGGCCAGCCCGACAAAGCCAAAACGGATTTCGAGCGGGCGCGCATGCTCGACCCGTCTATTGAGAACCTGACTCTCGACTAG
- a CDS encoding Lrp/AsnC family transcriptional regulator has product MTNAIVLINVESRQLQNVAQSLVDIDEVSEVYSVGGRFDLVAVIRARTNEAISDIVTDQFPQIDGIRNTETLIAFKVISKHDLERMFSIGAE; this is encoded by the coding sequence ATGACCAACGCCATTGTTCTGATAAACGTAGAGTCCAGGCAGTTGCAGAATGTTGCCCAGTCGCTTGTGGATATAGATGAGGTGAGCGAGGTGTACTCGGTGGGTGGGCGTTTTGACCTCGTAGCCGTCATCCGTGCCAGAACCAACGAGGCGATCTCCGACATCGTTACCGATCAATTTCCTCAGATCGACGGCATCCGAAACACGGAAACGCTTATCGCCTTCAAGGTCATTTCCAAACATGACCTGGAACGCATGTTTTCAATCGGCGCGGAGTAG
- a CDS encoding DUF2267 domain-containing protein: MATGISSFDSSLNKTIAFLHDVRSNLALDDNEQAYKASRAVLHALRDRLTVEEAAQLAAQLPMIIRGYYYEGWHPAGKPVKMRTLQEFLDYVHKKMGTQQTPKLSDPNRLSRGVFAALAKHVTKGEIQSIIDLMPAEIRPLFSSQEQ; this comes from the coding sequence ATGGCGACAGGAATTTCCAGTTTTGACAGTAGCCTGAACAAGACGATCGCGTTTCTGCACGATGTCCGGAGCAACCTGGCCCTGGACGACAATGAACAGGCGTACAAGGCAAGCCGTGCGGTGCTGCATGCCCTGCGCGACAGGCTGACCGTAGAAGAAGCGGCTCAGCTTGCGGCCCAGTTGCCCATGATCATTCGAGGATACTATTACGAAGGCTGGCATCCGGCAGGAAAGCCGGTGAAAATGCGCACGCTCCAGGAATTCCTGGATTACGTGCACAAGAAAATGGGTACGCAGCAGACGCCGAAACTGAGCGACCCGAACCGGCTCAGCCGTGGTGTGTTCGCTGCACTAGCAAAGCACGTCACGAAAGGCGAAATCCAGTCCATCATCGATCTGATGCCTGCCGAAATCCGGCCGCTGTTCAGCTCGCAGGAGCAGTGA
- a CDS encoding methyl-accepting chemotaxis protein, which yields MEEIGPAMVQELEKIIEVCTLYELFSGLHTASQVQRHIMQGRLAMVNYMWNTHDIDDAVKAREEFSQFQTLIEERDRAGETAQVRTLYESILKASELYIEASNEVLNLEMQRRAVIEDTLNKIGPKIVTTFETVKTAVIEKQEELGPQIQNRNATLSRTIFTISLAALAIGAVVALFLSVTISRQLGRAMAFAQSIAQGDFNARLDIRGRDEVARLAAAMRMIPETLNRMVAEFYRVSSLVRDGRLDERGDQDAFPGAFSDIVSSTNKLADAYSSYLDKVPTPVVAMDTQYRVTYMNKAALELAGMDRQAALGQTCSSIFKMSDCGTESCACRRAMSLMEETTSETHANPQGRALDISYTGIPIHNEQGEVVGAFEVMVDQTEIKGTQRKILDVVEQANSLSERLASSADELAAQVEQISRGAGMQRDRVSETASAMEEMNATVLEVAQNAGEASKNSASTRDKALEGAEIVRQSVAAITQVQSAAQQLLANMDALAERSESIGNVMNVISDIADQTNLLALNAAIEAARAGDAGRGFAVVADEVRKLAEKTMSATGEVGASIQAIQEATQRNVENMNSASEAVQKATDLSDQSGTALQEIVQLMEVNARQVESIATAAEEQSSTAEQVSRSVTEINTITNETAESMEQSAHAVQQLADMSNDLSALMNKLGQ from the coding sequence ATGGAAGAGATAGGTCCGGCCATGGTGCAGGAGCTGGAGAAAATCATCGAAGTCTGCACACTCTATGAACTCTTTTCCGGTTTACACACAGCATCTCAGGTGCAGCGCCACATTATGCAGGGGCGGTTGGCCATGGTGAACTATATGTGGAATACGCATGACATTGACGATGCCGTCAAAGCGCGTGAAGAGTTTTCACAATTTCAAACTCTTATTGAAGAGCGAGACAGGGCCGGAGAGACTGCGCAAGTCAGGACGCTTTACGAATCCATACTGAAAGCCTCGGAACTGTATATTGAGGCGAGCAACGAAGTGCTGAATCTCGAAATGCAACGTCGCGCCGTGATCGAAGATACTCTGAACAAGATCGGCCCGAAAATTGTCACCACCTTCGAGACGGTGAAGACTGCCGTGATCGAGAAACAAGAGGAACTCGGGCCGCAAATCCAGAATCGCAATGCAACGCTTTCCCGAACCATTTTCACCATCAGCCTTGCCGCGCTGGCCATCGGCGCTGTCGTTGCGTTGTTTCTGTCGGTAACCATCTCCAGGCAGCTCGGCCGGGCCATGGCTTTCGCCCAATCAATCGCCCAAGGTGATTTCAATGCCAGGCTCGACATTCGCGGCCGCGACGAAGTGGCCAGACTGGCCGCGGCAATGCGCATGATTCCAGAGACCTTGAACCGTATGGTCGCGGAATTTTATCGAGTGAGCTCTCTGGTTCGCGATGGACGTCTCGACGAACGAGGCGATCAGGACGCATTCCCTGGCGCGTTTTCGGATATCGTGTCCTCCACCAACAAGCTTGCCGATGCATACTCGTCCTATCTGGACAAGGTGCCCACACCAGTAGTGGCCATGGATACGCAATACCGTGTGACCTACATGAACAAAGCCGCACTGGAGCTGGCAGGCATGGACAGGCAAGCCGCTCTTGGCCAGACGTGCAGCAGCATATTCAAGATGTCGGACTGCGGCACGGAGAGCTGCGCCTGCCGCAGGGCCATGTCGCTCATGGAAGAAACGACCTCCGAGACACACGCTAATCCACAGGGTCGTGCCCTGGATATATCCTATACAGGCATACCGATACATAACGAGCAGGGGGAAGTGGTTGGCGCGTTCGAGGTTATGGTTGACCAGACCGAGATAAAGGGCACTCAGAGGAAAATTCTTGATGTTGTGGAGCAGGCAAACAGTCTCTCCGAACGACTTGCCTCCTCGGCGGACGAACTGGCCGCCCAGGTGGAACAGATCAGCCGCGGGGCCGGCATGCAGCGAGACCGCGTTTCGGAAACCGCTTCCGCCATGGAGGAGATGAACGCCACGGTGCTCGAGGTGGCGCAGAACGCCGGCGAAGCCTCCAAGAACTCGGCGAGCACCAGGGACAAAGCGCTGGAAGGGGCCGAGATCGTCCGGCAGTCTGTTGCCGCCATCACTCAGGTGCAGTCCGCAGCCCAGCAACTGCTTGCAAACATGGACGCCCTGGCCGAGCGATCCGAATCCATCGGCAACGTTATGAACGTCATTTCCGACATTGCCGATCAAACCAATCTGCTTGCCCTGAACGCGGCCATCGAAGCGGCCAGGGCCGGAGATGCCGGCCGGGGATTCGCTGTGGTGGCCGACGAGGTGCGCAAGCTGGCCGAGAAGACCATGAGCGCTACCGGCGAAGTCGGCGCGAGCATCCAGGCCATTCAGGAAGCGACGCAACGGAACGTGGAGAACATGAACAGCGCGTCCGAAGCCGTGCAGAAGGCCACGGATCTGTCCGATCAGTCCGGCACGGCCCTGCAGGAGATCGTGCAGCTCATGGAGGTGAACGCACGGCAGGTGGAGAGCATTGCCACCGCTGCCGAAGAGCAATCATCCACAGCTGAACAGGTCAGCCGTTCTGTGACCGAGATCAACACCATCACAAACGAGACGGCGGAGTCCATGGAACAATCCGCCCACGCCGTGCAGCAACTGGCCGACATGTCCAACGACCTGAGCGCGCTCATGAACAAGCTGGGGCAGTAG
- the greA gene encoding transcription elongation factor GreA → MSSIPISQEGHKRLKEELERLKKERPEVIQAIKEAREEGDLKENAGYDAARERQGMLEARINYIESRMPQFNVIDLKTLSSETVIFGATVEIEDVDTGESKTYTLLGPDESDPCKGSISVMSPVGRALLGKEVGDEVVVDVPRGRVEYEILSIKFNGAAQCK, encoded by the coding sequence ATGAGCAGTATTCCCATTTCTCAGGAAGGACACAAGCGACTCAAGGAAGAACTCGAGCGGCTCAAGAAAGAGCGGCCGGAGGTCATCCAGGCCATCAAGGAAGCCCGCGAGGAAGGCGATCTGAAAGAGAACGCCGGCTACGACGCGGCTCGTGAACGCCAAGGCATGCTCGAAGCGCGCATTAACTACATCGAGTCACGCATGCCGCAGTTCAACGTTATCGACCTGAAGACTCTGAGCAGCGAGACCGTCATCTTCGGCGCCACCGTGGAGATCGAGGATGTGGATACGGGCGAATCCAAGACGTACACCTTGCTCGGTCCGGACGAGTCCGATCCCTGCAAAGGCTCCATTTCCGTCATGTCGCCGGTGGGCCGCGCGCTTCTGGGCAAGGAAGTGGGCGACGAAGTGGTTGTGGATGTTCCCCGCGGCCGCGTGGAGTATGAGATCCTCTCCATCAAGTTCAACGGCGCCGCTCAATGCAAATAG
- a CDS encoding C40 family peptidase — protein sequence MRRRLTTSRPMPLRAMPLRLLVLAAILLLAASCSTKQPAPTARACSPSGPAVATESQAAPHLHPGSVLKEHILDAAQPFIGTRYRYGGTTPKGFDCSGFTRFVFGQFGLELPHGSRNQVLLGAPVKKDDLRPGDLVFFDIRGRGRVSHVGIYLGESRMIHASIQKGVVIDSLQDPYYKRRYYAARRIPQLATELLAMLSPRPEGSKKN from the coding sequence ATGAGACGACGCCTGACCACGTCCCGCCCCATGCCGTTACGCGCCATGCCATTGCGACTTCTCGTATTGGCAGCCATTCTTCTGCTCGCCGCTTCCTGTTCCACAAAACAACCCGCCCCCACGGCCCGTGCATGCAGCCCATCCGGCCCTGCTGTGGCAACCGAAAGCCAGGCCGCGCCGCATCTGCACCCCGGGTCTGTTCTCAAGGAGCATATTCTCGATGCGGCTCAGCCGTTCATAGGCACTCGATACCGCTACGGCGGCACCACGCCCAAAGGATTCGACTGTTCGGGATTTACGCGTTTCGTGTTCGGGCAGTTTGGTCTTGAACTTCCGCATGGCAGCCGCAACCAGGTCTTGCTCGGCGCGCCAGTGAAGAAGGATGACCTGCGGCCCGGCGATCTCGTATTTTTCGACATCCGCGGCCGCGGTCGGGTGAGCCATGTGGGCATTTACCTGGGGGAATCCCGGATGATCCACGCCTCCATCCAAAAAGGCGTAGTCATCGACTCCTTACAGGACCCATATTACAAGCGCCGCTACTATGCGGCGCGGCGCATTCCACAACTGGCCACCGAGCTGCTTGCCATGCTTTCCCCGCGCCCTGAAGGGTCCAAGAAAAACTAA
- the rarD gene encoding EamA family transporter RarD has product MPTNTPPASSPTGIAAALGAFFLWGVLPVYWKALLAVESPEILCHRIVWSAVFTALVLLIAGRFREVRVALASPRSVAMLLLSSVLVSINWGVYIWAVNHEHVVEASMGYYITPLVNVLLGLMFFRDRLRRLQWIAVGFALAGVAVMVIDFGKLPWIALTLAFSFGLYGLVRKVAAVQPVPGLFLETLLLSLPAGAYILWKESHGVGGLATGDTVQIILLIGAGAVTSIPLLLFTFGARRLTLPTIGIAQYLAPTCMFLLGVFLYHEPFGASKFITFAFIWTGVAVYAGDGLIQQRTLRRLRKASAP; this is encoded by the coding sequence ATGCCCACAAACACTCCTCCAGCTTCCTCGCCGACCGGCATCGCCGCGGCACTCGGCGCGTTCTTCCTGTGGGGCGTTCTGCCTGTCTACTGGAAAGCGCTCCTGGCTGTGGAATCCCCAGAAATCCTCTGCCACCGCATCGTCTGGTCGGCCGTGTTCACGGCGCTGGTGCTCCTCATCGCCGGCCGGTTTCGCGAAGTTCGCGTCGCGCTGGCCTCCCCAAGGTCCGTGGCCATGCTTCTGCTGAGCAGCGTGCTCGTTTCCATCAACTGGGGCGTGTACATCTGGGCGGTGAACCACGAGCATGTGGTGGAAGCGTCCATGGGCTACTACATCACGCCGCTGGTCAACGTGCTGCTCGGCCTCATGTTCTTCAGGGACAGACTGCGGCGGCTGCAATGGATTGCCGTGGGTTTCGCCCTGGCCGGCGTCGCGGTGATGGTGATTGATTTCGGCAAACTTCCGTGGATCGCCCTGACCCTCGCCTTCTCCTTCGGACTATACGGCCTGGTGCGCAAGGTGGCGGCGGTGCAGCCCGTGCCCGGACTGTTTCTGGAAACACTGCTCCTCTCCCTGCCGGCCGGGGCTTATATCCTCTGGAAGGAATCCCACGGCGTGGGCGGACTCGCCACGGGCGACACCGTGCAGATCATCCTGCTCATAGGCGCCGGCGCGGTCACGTCCATCCCCTTGCTGCTCTTCACCTTCGGGGCCAGACGGCTCACCCTGCCCACCATCGGCATCGCGCAGTACCTCGCGCCCACGTGCATGTTCCTGCTGGGCGTTTTCCTCTACCACGAACCCTTCGGGGCTTCGAAGTTCATCACCTTCGCCTTCATCTGGACCGGCGTGGCCGTGTACGCGGGGGATGGCCTCATCCAGCAGCGCACACTGCGGCGGCTGCGCAAGGCTTCAGCTCCATGA